A portion of the Macrobrachium nipponense isolate FS-2020 chromosome 12, ASM1510439v2, whole genome shotgun sequence genome contains these proteins:
- the LOC135224583 gene encoding small ribosomal subunit protein uS3-like → MCCSLSFSNSLYAKMATPISKKKKFVKDGVFKAELNRFLTNELAEDGYSGVQVRHTPARTEIIILATRTQNVLGEKGRRIRELTSLVQKRFGFADGTVELYAEKVAQRGLCAIAQAESLRYKLVGGLAVRRACYGVLRFIMESGAKGCEVVVSGKLRGQRAKSMKFTDGLMIHSGEPRRHYVDTAVRHVHLRQGVLGIKVKIMLPWDPTGKNGPRTPLPDHINIVEPKEEVLPTEPHSENKMEKPVAVQVPTPAPAPVPTE, encoded by the exons TTTGTCAAAGATGGTGTGTTCAAGGCAGAACTTAACCGCTTCCTTACCAATGAATTAGCTGAGGATGGTTATTCTGGAGTGCAGGTTCGCCATACCCCAGCAAGAACGGAAATCATTATTCTTGCCACCCGTACTCAGAATGTACTGG GTGAGAAGGGCCGTCGCATCAGGGAGTTAACATCTCTGGTGCAGAAGAGATTTGGTTTTGCTGATGGAACTGTTGAACTCTATGCAGAAAAGGTTGCTCAGCGAGGGCTTTGTGCCATTGCACAGGCAGAATCACTTCGATACAAACTGGTGGGAGGCTTAGCTGTCAGGAG AGCATGTTATGGTGTCCTCCGCTTCATCATGGAGTCTGGCGCAAAGGGCTGTGAAGTTGTCGTCTCGGGTAAACTTCGAGGTCAGAGAGCCAAGAGCATGAAGTTCACAGATGGTCTCATGATCCATTCAGGAGAACCACGCAGGCATTATGTGGATACTGCTGTTCGTCATGTTCATTTACGTCAAG GTGTGCTGGGTATTAAGGTAAAGATTATGTTGCCGTGGGACCCAACTGGTAAGAATGGTCCTCGAACACCTCTCCCAGATCACATCAACATTGTTGAGCCCAAGGAAGAAGTTTTGCCAACCGAGCCTCATTCAGAGAACAAGATGGAGAAACCTGTAGCAGTGCAAGTGCCCACCCCTGCACCAGCACCTGTACCAACTGAATAG